One window of Actinomycetes bacterium genomic DNA carries:
- a CDS encoding CarD family transcriptional regulator, with product MDYKVNDRVVYPHHGAAIIVRREKRVVNGEKDEYLVLEMAHGELTLSVPVSKADDVGMRPPIGKDEVEDLFELLAKRDIREPANWSRRFKNHQEKLKSGDVYQVAEVVRNLSLRDQAKGLSAGEKSMFVKARSVLVSELSFALDVEEDDALGEVEARLS from the coding sequence GTGGACTACAAGGTCAATGACCGAGTTGTTTATCCCCACCATGGGGCGGCAATCATCGTGAGGCGCGAGAAGCGCGTCGTCAACGGTGAGAAGGACGAGTACCTGGTGCTCGAGATGGCCCACGGAGAGCTGACCCTCTCGGTGCCCGTGTCCAAGGCCGACGACGTGGGCATGCGTCCACCCATCGGCAAGGACGAGGTCGAGGACCTCTTCGAGTTGCTGGCCAAGCGGGACATCCGCGAGCCCGCCAACTGGAGCCGTCGCTTCAAGAACCACCAGGAGAAGCTGAAGTCGGGCGACGTGTACCAGGTCGCTGAAGTCGTACGGAACCTGTCGCTGCGCGACCAGGCCAAGGGCCTTTCGGCCGGTGAGAAGTCGATGTTCGTCAAGGCCCGGTCCGTTCTCGTGTCCGAGCTCAGCTTTGCCCTCGACGTCGAGGAAGACGACGCACTGGGCGAGGTCGAGGCCCGCCTGAGCTGA
- a CDS encoding zinc-dependent alcohol dehydrogenase family protein: MQAAVLRHPGPDLRSAMGAAEVSRPEPARGELLIDVEACGVCRTDLQLCSGDLGAHALPVVPGHQIVGRVAAQGEPAGDEPMAPVGTRVGVTWLAGACGDCRFCMTGRENLCLSATFTGWDRDGGYAEYVCADAAFVHPLPERAGATEIAPLLCAGVIGYRSLRVAGLGPGSAPGRLGLFGFGASASIVIQVAKHWGLEVYVCTRSPAEQSVAMELGAVWAGGFDETPPVALDAAITTAPVGRSISNAVRALDRGGIVAVNAIHLDEVPRMDYDDLWWERQIRSVANVTRRDSREFLELATSIPVTTIRVERPLAEAVDALEDLAAGKVDGSVVLTP; encoded by the coding sequence ATGCAGGCCGCCGTGCTCCGTCACCCGGGCCCTGACCTCCGCTCAGCGATGGGTGCAGCCGAGGTTTCCCGGCCCGAACCCGCCCGGGGCGAACTGCTGATCGACGTGGAGGCCTGCGGCGTGTGCCGCACCGACCTGCAGCTGTGCAGCGGCGACCTGGGGGCGCACGCACTGCCAGTTGTGCCCGGCCACCAGATCGTGGGCCGGGTCGCAGCGCAGGGTGAGCCGGCCGGGGACGAGCCGATGGCCCCGGTCGGCACGCGCGTGGGGGTGACCTGGCTGGCCGGCGCCTGCGGCGACTGCAGGTTCTGCATGACGGGCCGCGAGAACCTGTGTCTGAGCGCGACGTTCACTGGCTGGGACCGGGACGGCGGCTATGCGGAGTACGTGTGCGCGGATGCGGCATTCGTGCATCCGCTGCCCGAGCGAGCGGGCGCGACCGAGATCGCTCCCCTGCTCTGTGCCGGGGTCATCGGTTACCGCTCACTTCGGGTCGCCGGCCTCGGCCCCGGCAGCGCACCCGGAAGGCTCGGGCTGTTCGGCTTCGGTGCTTCGGCCTCGATCGTGATCCAGGTCGCGAAGCACTGGGGCCTCGAGGTCTACGTGTGCACCCGTTCGCCCGCCGAGCAGTCCGTGGCCATGGAGCTGGGAGCTGTGTGGGCGGGCGGTTTCGATGAGACCCCGCCGGTGGCGCTGGATGCGGCAATCACCACCGCGCCGGTCGGCCGGTCGATCTCCAACGCCGTTCGGGCGCTCGATCGCGGCGGGATCGTGGCGGTCAATGCGATCCACCTCGATGAGGTGCCGCGGATGGACTACGACGACCTCTGGTGGGAGCGCCAGATCCGAAGTGTCGCCAACGTGACACGCCGGGACTCGAGGGAGTTCCTCGAGCTGGCGACGTCGATTCCCGTCACGACGATCCGTGTCGAACGCCCTCTCGCGGAGGCGGTCGACGCACTCGAGGACCTTGCGGCTGGAAAGGTCGACGGCTCCGTGGTGCTCACACCCTGA
- a CDS encoding aspartate aminotransferase family protein: MVHWPEQAIDGLAQSVVSHALDRLSDPDPELGISVDATDIADMAGNSISPEGIGGDEAFRLFAEVIEPSCLAVDHPRFFSFIPAAPTRSSLLADLLLSSTRIYGGSWMEGAGAVYVENQVLRWIADLCGLPEAAGGVFVPGGTNGNLSSMIAARYAWRQRGAGRHDAVRGVIISSDSVHASVPQAARAMDCEMVCVPGDDAGRLCRETLQRVLRALGNDRDRVFAVVATAGTTNAGVIDDLDAAADAADDLGCWLHVDGAYGLAAVCSEQSRGLFAGVERADSLIVDPHKWLFGPFDSCALLYRDPAIARAAHTQRADYLEVLQSTDDQGTPGWNPSDYAHHLSRRPRGLPLWFSLASHGTTAYAEAIETTLAVAREGAELIRSASHLELLLEPDLTVLVFRRRGWTHANYVSWAREVMEEGTAVVLPTQWKGETALRMCIVNPDTTIGDIKVVVDRLL; encoded by the coding sequence ATGGTGCACTGGCCGGAGCAAGCGATCGACGGGCTCGCCCAATCGGTGGTCAGCCACGCCCTCGACCGGCTCTCGGACCCGGACCCCGAACTGGGGATCTCCGTGGATGCCACCGACATCGCCGACATGGCGGGCAACTCGATCAGTCCGGAGGGGATCGGCGGCGACGAGGCATTCCGTCTGTTCGCAGAAGTGATCGAACCGTCCTGTCTGGCTGTGGACCATCCGCGGTTCTTCTCGTTCATCCCTGCGGCCCCTACCCGGTCTTCGCTGCTGGCCGACCTGCTGTTGAGCTCCACACGGATCTACGGCGGATCGTGGATGGAGGGCGCAGGAGCCGTGTACGTGGAGAACCAGGTACTGCGCTGGATAGCGGACCTCTGTGGGCTGCCCGAAGCGGCAGGCGGCGTGTTCGTGCCGGGAGGCACCAATGGAAACCTGAGTTCGATGATTGCCGCGCGCTACGCATGGCGACAGCGCGGGGCCGGCCGCCACGACGCCGTGCGCGGAGTGATCATCTCGAGCGACTCTGTGCATGCCTCGGTCCCACAGGCAGCGCGGGCCATGGACTGCGAGATGGTCTGTGTGCCCGGGGACGACGCGGGAAGGCTGTGCCGCGAGACCCTGCAGCGTGTGCTGCGAGCGCTCGGCAACGACCGCGATCGGGTCTTCGCCGTGGTGGCCACGGCGGGTACCACCAACGCGGGTGTGATCGATGACCTCGATGCGGCGGCGGACGCAGCCGACGATCTCGGGTGCTGGCTGCACGTCGACGGTGCCTACGGACTCGCTGCGGTCTGCTCCGAGCAGTCACGCGGCCTGTTCGCGGGCGTGGAGCGCGCCGACAGCCTCATCGTGGATCCGCACAAGTGGCTGTTCGGCCCGTTCGACAGCTGTGCGTTGCTCTACCGCGACCCTGCGATCGCACGTGCGGCGCACACCCAGCGCGCCGACTACCTCGAGGTGCTCCAGTCCACCGACGACCAAGGCACCCCGGGATGGAACCCGAGCGACTATGCCCACCACCTGTCGCGGCGCCCCCGTGGCCTGCCGCTGTGGTTCAGCCTCGCCTCGCACGGCACCACTGCATACGCCGAGGCGATCGAGACGACGCTGGCCGTGGCCCGCGAGGGTGCCGAGCTGATCCGTTCGGCAAGCCACCTGGAACTGTTGCTGGAGCCCGACCTGACAGTGCTGGTCTTCCGCCGCAGGGGCTGGACACATGCCAACTACGTGTCGTGGGCCCGCGAGGTCATGGAGGAAGGCACTGCCGTCGTGCTGCCGACCCAGTGGAAGGGCGAGACAGCGCTACGCATGTGCATCGTCAATCCCGACACCACGATCGGCGACATCAAGGTGGTGGTGGACCGCCTGCTCTGA
- the nrdR gene encoding transcriptional repressor NrdR: protein MQCPSCGSVDNRVVDSRSADEGAAIRRRRMCEVCGSRFTTFERVEEAPLLVVKRDGRREPLERSKLELGVRAACKGRPVDSEAIAELVSQVEDNIRLLGGEVESARIGALLLEGLRPLDSVAAVRFASVYKSFEGPEDFEAELRLLDERRGEAG from the coding sequence GTGCAGTGTCCATCGTGTGGTTCCGTCGACAACCGTGTTGTCGACTCGCGTTCTGCCGACGAGGGCGCAGCGATCCGCAGGCGCCGGATGTGTGAGGTGTGTGGCTCCCGCTTCACCACGTTCGAGCGCGTCGAGGAGGCGCCGCTGCTGGTCGTCAAGCGCGATGGCCGCAGGGAGCCGCTCGAGCGTTCCAAGCTGGAACTCGGGGTTCGCGCAGCATGCAAGGGTCGACCGGTCGACTCGGAAGCAATCGCCGAGCTGGTCTCCCAGGTCGAGGACAACATCCGTCTGCTCGGCGGCGAGGTGGAGTCGGCTCGCATCGGAGCGCTCCTGCTCGAGGGCCTGCGGCCCCTCGACAGCGTTGCAGCAGTGCGTTTCGCGTCGGTCTACAAGTCTTTCGAGGGCCCCGAGGACTTCGAAGCAGAGCTGCGCCTGCTCGACGAACGGCGAGGCGAAGCAGGTTGA
- the lexA gene encoding transcriptional repressor LexA: MSPNASSDGNEPVDRTLTQRQRDVLNCIDETIRERGYPPSVREIGEAVGLASPSTVHSHLHTLQRLGYLRRDPTKPRAIEVTADPDSGATAERRPTRHVPLVGDVAAGTGVLAQEQVEELVPLPADLTGDGELFMLRVRGDSMIDAGILDGDFVVARVQDVVRTGDVVVAGIPGEEATVKTYRKDGRDVILEPANAQLEPMHFASGDVEVFGKVVTVLRKL, from the coding sequence ATGTCTCCGAATGCAAGCTCCGATGGCAACGAGCCCGTCGACCGCACCCTCACCCAACGCCAGCGCGACGTACTCAACTGCATAGATGAAACGATCCGCGAGCGGGGCTACCCGCCATCGGTGCGCGAGATCGGCGAGGCAGTGGGCCTTGCCTCACCTTCCACGGTGCACAGCCACCTGCACACGCTGCAGCGCCTCGGCTACCTGCGACGCGACCCGACCAAGCCCCGAGCGATCGAGGTCACCGCCGACCCCGACAGCGGTGCCACGGCCGAACGCCGCCCCACCCGCCACGTCCCACTCGTCGGTGACGTCGCTGCGGGTACCGGTGTTCTGGCCCAGGAACAGGTCGAGGAACTGGTGCCGCTACCTGCCGACCTCACCGGCGATGGCGAGCTGTTCATGCTGCGTGTGCGCGGAGACTCCATGATCGACGCCGGCATCCTCGACGGCGACTTCGTGGTAGCCAGGGTTCAGGACGTCGTTCGCACCGGTGACGTGGTCGTCGCCGGCATCCCGGGCGAGGAAGCCACGGTGAAGACCTACCGCAAGGACGGTCGCGATGTGATTCTCGAACCGGCAAACGCACAGCTCGAGCCGATGCACTTCGCTTCGGGCGATGTCGAGGTGTTCGGCAAGGTCGTCACGGTCTTGCGCAAGCTCTGA